aaaccaatttgggatcttgactccttgagcctctagagggcgcaattcttatccgatttggttaaaattcagcacgacgggttttgttatgactcccaacaactgtgcttagtatggctaaaatcggtccataacctgatatagctgccatataaaccgatcttagatcttgacttcttgagcctctagagggcgcaattcctatccgatgctgagtatggttcaaatctgtctataacctgatatagatgccatataaaccgatcttgaatcttgacctcttgagcctccagagggcgtatttattatccaaattggctgaaactttgtgcaACGGTGTCttccgtgaccttcaacatacgtgtcaaatacggtctgaatcggtctatagcccgataaagatcccatgtaaaccgatctccccattttacttcttaagcccctaaagggcgcaattctaattcgaaaattttatacaataatTTCTAATTTGGTCTcctacatttatttaaattatggtccaaatctgaccaAAACGTCCAAGAGCTCtaatggcatagcaattcttttcttttatcctttgtttgcctaaatggAGATACCggagaaagaactcgacaaatgcgatccatggtgaagggtatataagattcggccctgccgaaattagcacgctttttgtttttaggttactaaaacggagcaaacaaaatttctctttaATCCCAGTACTCATCCCCGAGAGATGATCGGCTAATATTTCCATTTGGGTGAAGGGGTTTGGGGGTTGGTCCCAAACTAccctcccgaatacctttcattcgagttctATATTAGCATGCTCGTCCcatatgccaatatggggttgtTTTTGGGCTATGAGGGGCCTCTTAGGTGCTGcgacctaatttttaatattatattcgtactctacttcccaATAACTTTTAATTTggttcccatattgtcctgatcggttcaattttaattttgaattgcACTTTTTGGGGCGGTTTTAGGCTTGGGAGGCCCGCTTGAAACCTGGACTTAATTCTTAATTACATATTCGTAccctacttccgaatacctttcattagaatctCATGTTTTCCCGATcagtcaacttttgatttttggcggtGCTATTGGGAGAGAGGAGGGTCCGCACCGGATCCGCACAATCTGTGAATGCTGACCTTAAATGAAGCTTTTGTAACTTTTACAGAAATAcgttcaaaatatttttggttaggttgaatgggttgcccaccattGGTGAGTTCACTCGGCGGCCAAACTTGACATCCAGGTATTGACATCCCAGAGGTACGTTTGCCGAatcacccagatcgcagaagaatCGCCTCCCCTGAAAGGAGAGCCTGCCTCCCTGCAGGCCCGGACTTAAGCAGAGGAAGTTCTCGGTGATCTCCTCCCCATCTTGCCATCTCCTGCAGGAGTCTTTGTAAGGTATTCCCATGCGTGCCGCCATGCGACCTATGGCATTATGTTCCGTTCTGACCCCTGTCGATGTGCTCAGCGACCTTTTATCAAACGCCAGAACGCCTTCATCCTCCTTCTGTCGATGACGGGTCAGAACGCCTTAgcggtccggcaaccatccgctGAGTCGCCACCAACCCTGATCTGGCCATCTCTCCACTGTTTTcagtaactcgacaaatggcacgtaggcaacaCCGGTGAAGGGATCGCCCGTCCCAGACGAACCTCTCATGTAGCATTCGTCCTCTCCTTCATCCCCGGAAACCCATCATGAACGGGTATATATATTAGCGTCACATCCTGAAACCAGAGCCTTTCAAGcaactccaaacaatccgccacacaATTCTACCTCATCGTCCTCGAGCCAAGGCCTAGAGCGCCGCCAAACTGACCACATATATCCGGAGTTTTGAGGACGCTAGAAACCTTACCAGTGTTTCTCTTGCGCCTGCTGTATTGGCAAAGACCTCTGCCTTAAAGACAATACACTCGTCCGGTAGTCTCAGAGATATACCGATGCTAAATGCGttggagtagacccccaattcaATCagtgactccatcttggagccatcaatgaaaatcgaggtctcatcctcctcaaacgCAGCATTCGCACTACATTCATCTCCCGGGAAAACGAATACCACTACCAATACCAATCAGTACCGGTGTCagatagtcggagatcctcctcagtctgaCCTCTGCATGAATAGCATCCAGAATGAAACTGGGGCCGCACCTGTTCTTCTTCAGCACAACGGGCTCACGCCGCCTAAGCTCGTCCTTGTTTccaatataggccccaatgggttACATATACAGAGTCGAATTCAGACGTACCTGCGATTCGGTTCTCAGTTCCCCTATGACTACGGCGCACATTGGTTCAAGTTCATTGAACGAGCGGCTAAAAATAGAAGAAGTTGTCGAAGGAcaatgaaacttggcacataggcattttttgtttgaatcaagaaaaaatggaaaaatcaaaatgatcCGCCCACTTTTACGCCCACCTCCCatacaaagtaaaaattaaattttgacctaCGGCATTGTTTTTTGGCACATAGCATTTTTAAACACTCAGAatcatttgtgtgaaatttgaaaaatatccgcccacttttaatttttaatgcatcaattcaattttcacaaaaagtaattattaTAATTGTAGAATGggctcctgaaaatatatacctgATCCGCCCACTTTTACGGCCACCTCCCATAGAAAAaacatgaataaataaattaagcatagtcttttaataattttttaacatcattatcgtactccaattttttgatttgcagCTTTGAGCGAAATCTATTTATAAATGGGTCTGAAGACAATAAAAGGTTATGCATTACATCTTCATTAGTGGCTACACGTCCAATTCTTCGCGAATGATGTAATCTATAGGCTCTATAATCTTTATTCCTcgcttcctgagcttcttcggaCAGCATACCTGATACAAACaatcaattaaaatgtaaaaaatgaaaattaaatcattGAATAAGGGCCTTTAAATAGAGACATACCTATTGGCAGAATAGCTTCTGCTATAATTTTGCTACCATGCACCAGAATCTTATGCACAGTTACAGGCATGTAGTACCAGCCATAGAGATCAACAAACAACTTGGCAGTATCCATgcaatatatatgaaatttgctAGTGTCGACTGCTGCATTACAATTTATTGCggccaaaataattttaaatctaTGTATTAACTCTTCTTTTATTCCAATTACGTCTGCAGTTTTGGCTGGATTTTCGAAAAACCTTCTTGCCGTATTGCCATCGTTTGTTGTGCCCATACCTTGCTTCACCGCGTCCACATTTATGCCCAGTGTCAACTTTAATCTCTTCCCAATTTCAGCTTTATTTGCCGCCATTTCAATTTTTGTGTAACTATCTGTTCTCCATTTTTTGAAACTTAGACGGTAAGAAATGTGCAGAATGCACTCCATAAATTTGATTCTCGCATGCAAGGGAGAAATACCAAACGCAACTGCTTCTTCCGAACATTTCCTCAAAATCACCGCATCTAAATTATTCATTTCTGTGGGCTTTGCTCCACATATGAAGCAAACCGCCATAGATGAACTTCCAGAAATCGTAGTAGCTACTTTCCCATCAATCATTGTTAATTTCAGTGTGTGAGAAATATTGAAGTTTCTGCTATGCAATTCAACGacagtatttcttaaattttttatttcgtcATTAACACGACTGACCTCTGAATTTATAACTTCAGCTGTTTCTtgtataaattcaaattttaacggTCGGCAAAATCTAGTTGATGATGGCTCTGTATTTCTCCAGCACATTGTTGACATATTATTACGCTCTGTGAGGGTCAATGGAACAAGTGACGTTAAGAACATATATTTATCGGAGTCATTTGGATCTGTGAATTTTTGATGGTATTCACTGTGTCCCGAACTTCCGTCACAGCCCCATTTTGAGAACATTTGCAGTTCGTTGGGGAGTTCTGTCACCTCATTCTCGGTTTTTGTCATCAAAATCCTGGTTACTGTATGATCTAATAACTGTTGTAGAGAAACTTTGCTACAACTTTCTTGCACCTGAACATTTGCAggatagcattttttttttgcttccagTACCTGATGGTAGGATGGGTAAATGTCGAATCCAATTTCTCTAGCTGAACTGCGCAAAACCTCATATTGATGCTTTGACAACGAAGCATCAAGTATCAGCCCAAGTGCCTTCTCCGGGGTGAACGCCTTAATGGATTTGTCTAAACACTCACTTTTTTTTGCGGCAGACGATATCAACACCATTGAGGTGTTTTCACAAAAATCTTGTACCTTTGTCCTCTTTGTTCGCGGTTGGCAATCCTCGAAGGCTTTTGCTGGACGTCCACgtttaaccatatttgaacaGCTTGGTGCTTCATTGTTTGCGGTATATTTGCACACTTTGTAGACATTTTTCAGCCAATTTTCATTAAGATCAAGAAATCTGGTTTTTATGCGTCTTGCTTTTTGCCATCTATCTTTGAACtttgtaaaaaagttttttttcaaaaatccagTAAAGACTTCAACATCCTCAGCAGTCATTCCTTCATTGCTATTTGCAATGACTTCGACAGTAACATCAATATCACTGTTGTTATCAATTAATATTtcgcaaatatttaaataagaaattgttacattttccataattaataaaattaaatcttgATATCACTTAAAAACACACCTCTTATCACTGCACTTGCCAATGTAATGTCAATTAGCATATCAATAATATTAGAAATGTATACCCAAAAGCAGAAATTTAAATCAGAAACTGTATATTGTTGTTGGTACTTAATGTATTACTTATTAAGCTCTAACGGAAAAGATTTTGTGCAATAAAGAGAGCAAGACATAATGTGTAGTTGTTATTGCATGCAACAACATAATAAATGAATGATAACACAGCACCTAATAGTCTATCGCTTGATCTTCTATTGTTGTTAACAGTAAAGAattatggcaacaacaacaacaagcatgaACGAAAATTCACGTTTTCTTACTTTatcactttatagtttttactgTTTCTTTTGGAAAGGAGCAGGTATGAgcagctgaatttttttttagcttttagctGAGACTTCAAGCTGTAATTTGACGTCTTTCGTTAAACAGCGCTCCACAGCGCTAAAAACATGCAGTCCACTGAAGTTGAtgaacattgaaattttgatgttgtttatattttgttctacgaaattttttatgtggcactttttccaactttttttaatGCAAATCTCATCTATGACAATTGCCATTTACGAAAATATACAACAAAGTCAAATGATAAGTTTACTGTGATTGTACCAAAAGATTGAATATACAGTAAATTTGCATGCCATTTTAAACAAGCGAACATATATGAACTTGGAGCGTGTCTGTCCAAAGAAATACTAAATATATCAGCCTAATATTACGGAATCATAATATTCAACTATCTGacaacaaaataccaaaaaattatccaaatcggcgaacatgaaaaaaatgaatttcgGCCACTCTTGAACCAATGTGCGGCGCAGGCCAATATGTGGACCTTTGCGTACACCCTTGTACGAGTCTTCTCATACACGTCTCTCCCCATATCAGTGCCCCATAGTTCAGTACTGTTCTCACAATGgtcgtatacatccaataagtCATCTTGGGGGCTATTGCGTACGTCCGTTCGAAAATCCTCCTGCAGccgagtaaaaagcgcacagccTCCTTTCCTTCGTACTCCTCTCGGATAGCTTCAAATCGGAATTATGTCAAAGTACTTCACCTCCTTTGACAACTGCAGGGTGCTTTCGTCCAAAGACGGAAGTCTGAATTCAGGAATCCTGTATCTGcgagtgaagagcaccagcttcGTTTTCattgggaaattttgcacagatactaagtattgatgtaggtcgttggggattgcaaatgtgccatatcggttcatatttgcatatagctcccatatgaaccggaCCAGCTGACCCGGACTCTCATTACTGACCCGgaaattttacctttttttctCTAGCTGTCAACAATGACAGGTGtgcttaaattaaacattttttcattaGCTATCAACTAAGACAGGTGTGCTTATATTTCCGACCTAAATGGCAACCCTGATTGTAATGAAGTCAACAACGCAGCGACAGCAGCAGCAGTTGGCATATACTTACACCACAGGCCAAAAGCTACCTTTTATTATATTTGTTAAGTCGAAATAAGTTTTGCTGTGTTGATGTTCATAAAATGTTTGTTGCCACAAGGCCGAGAGGATTAAGGTAACCTAACAAAATAGTAATTGAACGCGTTAAGCTGCACACTGGGATGATGGATACTACAAGCAAACCTAGGGCGGTAACGGGGAAAACACTGGTATTTTCCTGCCTGGAATGTGGGGATTATAGAAGTGTTCCAGCAATGCATACATAAgttgaaaacaaagaaaatgccCCAAGGTGACCATGACCATGCTGGAATGCTTCAGTAACGAGTGGGTAGGTTTATTGTGGGTCACTCACATAATATGGACAACAATTTTTCTTGAGGATGCTTTCAACCCCTtccaattttcaaagaaaactcaTATCTGAGGGAAGGtacgaaaaataaataaataaaaatatgaaaaattaaatatgtttATACTTCAACCAAAAGAGCTTATCCTTAGCAGGTGAAGTAGGGCAAAATTTGGGCGTTGCCGATTGTATAATAGCATACAACTACACTGTAAGTGTAActtatttttgaaccgatttggttggaCTTAAGCAGTGGTTTTTagaagggtaataaaacaatcAACCAAATTCACACAAATCTCTGCCAAATTGTAATAACTTTAGTAGTTATAGTTaaagtggcgcccgagcagagACAGTAGGGAGTGCAAACAATAGCTAGATGGAACTATGGGTTTTGTTTCTCAAAGCGTAAGCTAACTAAAATTTCAATAGCATTGCTGCAATCCGGGGTCACGcaaatctgtacaaaattttaataactacTAAAAAAGTGGCGCCCGAGCAAGGACAGTAGGGGAGGCAAACAATTGCTAGATAAATTTCGGGACCAGCGGTTTGTTTCTCAAAGCGTAAActatcttaaatttcaacagcaTTGCTGGAATCCTGGGTCACGCAAATCTGTACACAATTTTAGTAACCACAAAAAAGTGGCGCCCGAGCAAGGATAGTAGGGAGTGCAAACAATTGCTAGATGGAGTTCAGAACTATCGGTTTTGTTTCTCAAAGCGTAAGCTAACTAAAATTTCAATAGCATTGCTGGAATCCTGGGCCACGcaaatctgtacaaaattttaataactacTAAAAAAGTGGCGTCCGAGCAGAGACAGTAGGGAGTGCAAACAATAGCTAGATGGAGTTCAGAACTATCGGGTTTTTTTCCAAAGCGCAAGCTACCTTAAATTTCAACAGCATTGCTGGAATCCTGAGTCACGCAAATCAgtgcaaaattgtaataactactaaaaagtggcgcccgagcagggacagTAGGGAGTGCAAACAATAGCTGGATGGATGAAGTTCGGGACAAGCGGGTTTGTTTCTCAAAGCGTAAGccaactaaaattttaatagcaTTGCTGGAATCCTGGGTCACGCAAATCTGTACAAAATATTAATAACTACTAAAAAAGTGGCGCCCGATCAAGGACAGTAGGGAGTGCAAACAATAGCTGGATGGATGAAGTTCGGGACAAGCGGGTTTGTTTCTCAAAGCGTAAGCTACCTTAAATTTCAACAGCATTGCTGGAATCCTGAGTCACGcaaatcagtgcaaaattttaataactactaaaaaatggcgcccgagcagggacagTAGGGAGTGCAAACAATAGCTAGATGGATGAAATTCGGGATTAGCAGGTTTGTTTCTCAAAGCGTAAGCTAACATAAATTTCAACAGCATTGCTGGAATCCTGGGTTAATGCCCTAAAGAAGTACGAAACCTAGATGAGTTCAGCTGCCACTCCGGAGGTACGGTCAACCAAAAAGTGAAACACCGTGCAGACTTGGTTAGTAAATTGATTAAAGAGTGTTTTATTGCCTTAAACATATCAGGGTGAGACCTCTCTTCGCCCAGTGTCTAGCGGATACAGAGTGCTCTCTTGCATCTTAAAATCTTGATCATAATTTAACATTGCCGTTTATTAGGGTGTGCCTCCATGTCACTGATTTGCGGAGAACGGAGTGCATTCTCACTTCGTCGTACTATTTTTGCGAGTGCACCCGAACAGTGCCCTATATTAGAGTGTGCCTAAATTTGGTACGAAGgcttctcttataactcttcggataactgatgaatttcatagaaatcgattcaaaaCTTAGATAcctacttactttaattggctatgacagaacatttgttccacttgcCGAATTTAGAATAGCGTTCCCAAAGTCTTGATCTTCTGcgttcattttataatctctgacaccaagtttcaaggtgtctcgcaccacttgatcttttcatcggacTTTGGTTGTCCCggattgcgtgtaccaccgtgtttgccttcaaaagacttctttgctggatcttcttaatccattctgacaaaatgACATAGCCAACTCAGTCGttatattttgatacgtgtaacaaCGCTTTCGTCGCGGTACAGCTCGCGGTTCAAACGACGTCCATATTCACCATTAATACAAACTAGTCCATATATCCAACTCGTACAATGTTCTCCAGCAGGTTATTAAACAGAGGTCTCCTTGTCAGAAACCGCGTTTGGTATTTAAGCttcagagagattctttcctattcttactgagtctttttataccctccaccataggatggggggtatactaatttcgtcattctgtttgtaactactcgaaatattcgtctgagaccccataaagtatatatacaatattttatattgtcttggcattttatgtcgatctagccatgtccgtccgtttgtccgcctgtctgtccgttcttccgtccgtccgtctgtctgtcgaaagcacgctaacttccgaaggagtagagctagccgcctgaaattttgcacaaatactttttattagtgtaggtcggttggtattgtaaatgggctatatcggtccatgttttgatatagctgccatataaaccgatcttgggtcttgacttcttgagcctctagagtgcgcaattcttatccgattggaatgaaattttgtacgacgtgttttgttatgatatccaacaactgcgccaagtatggttcgaatcggtatagaaccttatatagctgccatataaaccgatcttgggtcttgacttcttgagcccctagagggtgcaattcttacccgattttattaaaattttgcacgtagtgttttggtatcacttccagcaactaagctaagtatggtttaaatctttgatatagctgccatataaaccgatcttgggtcttgacttcttgagcctctagagggcgcaattctcgtccaatttaaccgaaattttgcacatagtgttttggtattactttcaacaactgtgctaagtatgattcaaatcgtttcataatctggtatagcagtcatataaaccgatcttggatcttgacttcttgagccaattgagggcgcaattttcatccgatttggctgaaattttgcatgaggtgttttgttatgacttcc
This Stomoxys calcitrans chromosome 2, idStoCalc2.1, whole genome shotgun sequence DNA region includes the following protein-coding sequences:
- the LOC131995150 gene encoding uncharacterized protein LOC131995150 isoform X2, which gives rise to MTAEDVEVFTGFLKKNFFTKFKDRWQKARRIKTRFLDLNENWLKNVYKVCKYTANNEAPSCSNMVKRGRPAKAFEDCQPRTKRTKVQDFCENTSMVLISSAAKKSECLDKSIKAFTPEKALGLILDASLSKHQYEVLRSSAREIGFDIYPSYHQVLEAKKKCYPANVQVQESCSKVSLQQLLDHTVTRILMTKTENEVTELPNELQMFSKWGCDGSSGHSEYHQKFTDPNDSDKYMFLTSLVPLTLTERNNMSTMCWRNTEPSSTRFCRPLKFEFIQETAEVINSEVSRVNDEIKNLRNTVVELHSRNFNISHTLKLTMIDGKVATTISGSSSMAVCFICGAKPTEMNNLDAVILRKCSEEAVAFGISPLHARIKFMECILHISYRLSFKKWRTDSYTKIEMAANKAEIGKRLKLTLGINVDAVKQGMGTTNDGNTARRFFENPAKTADVIGIKEELIHRFKIILAAINCNAAVDTSKFHIYCMDTAKLFVDLYGWYYMPVTVHKILVHGSKIIAEAILPIGMLSEEAQEARNKDYRAYRLHHSRRIGRVATNEDVMHNLLLSSDPFINRFRSKLQIKKLEYDNDVKKLLKDYA
- the LOC131995150 gene encoding uncharacterized protein LOC131995150 isoform X1 — translated: MENVTISYLNICEILIDNNSDIDVTVEVIANSNEGMTAEDVEVFTGFLKKNFFTKFKDRWQKARRIKTRFLDLNENWLKNVYKVCKYTANNEAPSCSNMVKRGRPAKAFEDCQPRTKRTKVQDFCENTSMVLISSAAKKSECLDKSIKAFTPEKALGLILDASLSKHQYEVLRSSAREIGFDIYPSYHQVLEAKKKCYPANVQVQESCSKVSLQQLLDHTVTRILMTKTENEVTELPNELQMFSKWGCDGSSGHSEYHQKFTDPNDSDKYMFLTSLVPLTLTERNNMSTMCWRNTEPSSTRFCRPLKFEFIQETAEVINSEVSRVNDEIKNLRNTVVELHSRNFNISHTLKLTMIDGKVATTISGSSSMAVCFICGAKPTEMNNLDAVILRKCSEEAVAFGISPLHARIKFMECILHISYRLSFKKWRTDSYTKIEMAANKAEIGKRLKLTLGINVDAVKQGMGTTNDGNTARRFFENPAKTADVIGIKEELIHRFKIILAAINCNAAVDTSKFHIYCMDTAKLFVDLYGWYYMPVTVHKILVHGSKIIAEAILPIGMLSEEAQEARNKDYRAYRLHHSRRIGRVATNEDVMHNLLLSSDPFINRFRSKLQIKKLEYDNDVKKLLKDYA